The DNA segment CATTACTACGTACCATATTGTTTCCCACGTTCTTCAGCCTCTTCACTGGTAATCACTTGACCCGCATAGTCCACGATAAAGGAGCCACACTTAATATTCTCTAGTGTTTTAACACCCCAGCCACAGTCATTATCCGTTCGAAAAATGCACAACTTAATCTGTCAAAATTaggtaatattaaaataaattaacagcATTAAATGTAATCCCATGATGAATGGAGGGcttaatattattgcaaattatatttcttaccaTTCGCCCCTTTTGAACTACGCGATTAGAACAACTTGAATCGCATTTGCAGCGCTTATTGCATTCATAAATTGGATTACCAATGCCTATACGAAGTTTTCTGTATTTTGTATAAGGAAATGAATGCCCGTAACTATTTGGACAACATTGTTTTTCAGTTGAGAGGGAACAACTTGTGCATTCACATCCACAAGGAGGGTCATTTGGGATAACAATTCCTTGAGCTGGCTGAAGCGTGAGAAGGagataaatacaattaattaatgaacatagACTTTTGcaagttaatattatttcttaatatatggGCTTTTTCAGCTAAAGAGGATAAAAACTGATTTCTGTGAAGTTTGAGACCTACCGGGTggtattgaaatctgaacaagtactaattcaataattaatgaagattgaaattaatttattttcgatatattaacccagaaacaattagttaaaaatcaaatttgagctctcaagcttacgtacaagtcgagaaaatgactcttgaacgtgattgacgaatttttaTTTGCACGCTCCAAGCAGTTCAGCTTCTCCAGGACCACCTTCAACGtagtcagcaagtccaaaacgttagagaggaagaagggctcagTCAAAAGGGCCTAAGTTAAAGAAACCAACCCTGTAATGCCAGTCTTAAAAACACTGAGGCCCTGAAATCCACGTCAGCCAGCAATGGAACGCCATGATAAGAGGACTGCATCTCCAGCGGGTGCCAGGGCTTATACCGCAATTTCCTTGCCGCTTAGGacatttatactattaattttgagacaattctattgttcattaatcaattatatcttgttgaagtttcaaattcaaagtgttcagattttaatggaccactcggtatcaAGCTATTTCAATTTGGAAGGAAATCTGAGTTTTTCGTCACAATTGCATAATTTACAACCTCTTGTTCCATCCAAAATATGATAGTACGAGTCAAAATCTGTAAAAATTATCTTACAGCTTAGAAGGGTAGCCTAAACTATTGAGCCCATCTTAAACCCTTAAGATGCACAAATATTTTAAACCGAATTCaccaaatactaaaataatatatatgaggtACAATTTTCGAATCAGGGCATCATATTTGCTAATTAGTTTTGTGATTAAAAACGAAAcaatctttaatttatattataattaaatttctacaCACCAAGTATCCAGTTATATAAGTCATATGTCGCGGAGGACCCTCCAAGTCCGTTTCATTTTCAACGGTAATTTTAACTCTTTCCATTTTATTGATTTCATCCTCCCATTCTTTAATTCGCGTCTTTTGAGATTGACGCGTATCACGAATATGTTTCAACATAAGTTGTTCTTTTAAAACATCTAATTTTTTACTACTGGGTTTGGAACGGGAAATGGATAAGCTATCAATCATTTCTTCTAAATCTTGCGGAGTACATTGATAAGCCACTTTGATTTCGCCTCGTTGAATTTTCtgaaagtatttattcaattcTGAGAAACAAGGAGGTGAGAAAACAGAGTCTAAAAATTCAGATCGTTTTTCAAAATGAGTAATGGGATCCGGGGGTAGTTCCAAGGTTCTTTTCCTAgaataagaagtaaaaaaatacaaatgagcCTTATAGATGATGTAAAGAAGTGGGATATTACTTTGAGGGATTGGCCCTTTCTCGTTCTCTCAAACGTTTAAAGTAAAACTCCTTCAGCTTTTCTTCGCAATAGAGATTACTATAGGGTTCCCATGTATTATGCTTACTGGACCATCCGACCCATTTCACCAAGTATTTGCCCTTTTTCTAGAGGAGTAGAAGGGATAAAACAGAATGGAATAAATGAGATGTAAAGTATGAGACGAAGGAGCCTTACTTGGATTTCACAATAGGCATAGTTGAGAATTTCTTCCACTTCGAAATGCTCTTCTCTACTCGCATTACTAATGGATTTGTCAGCACACTTATCCTCTCCAACCgaccttttcttaattttaatattatgttgaaTCTCCTTGACTCCCAGCGGAGTCTCTACTTTCTTTCCCTGCtcgataaataaaatattaggtcTGAGAAATAAGATAACGGAAATGGCAACAAAAAGGCAGTTACTTACGTTGGAGTCACTTGGTTGGAAATAATCCTTAATGTTACGACGCTTCTTGGAAGAAAGAACGGAGGTAGAAGAAGAGGAGTTCCTATCCATTTTGACGATCTCGTCTTTCCCGCCGTAAATTAAGAATCATGACAACAAGAGATTCATTGTTAGTGGAGGGAACTCAAGCGACATCTGCTGCTTTAGCTCTTTTCAACTATATACGTCACTCACAACACACCACGAGCAGCAGCAACAGCAAATCAGTTGATGCCGCCGGCCGGAGAGGGAGCAGGCAGGAGCTAAATCCCAGCTTGAgaatactataaaaaatcaaaggaaaaacGGAAGCTGCTGAGAAAACTGATATTACTGAGATGTGTTCTCCCCAAGGTTGATATTTAgaagtatttctattaactttgtattCTCCCCTAAAAAACCGCTAATATCTTCCCGCTTCAGTAATCGGCACTACTCCCATTTGGAGTAGAAATCTGATCCTTAGGAGGGTGGAGCAACATAGGCTAATAAAGGCTAAGagataaataaaggattaaattaAGAGATGACATGACTATATTTGACTTAAAACGGAGAGCCCGAGGAATCCAGGGGAACTTAGGAgggaaataatgaataaagaatTGACTGTTCCAACAATAGATTCAAGGACAATTACATAGTCAGGATGATATTAGACAAATGAAACTACTAGAATTAGATTAGAGAAGGTCTTTGAAATCAAATTGTTGAAGTAGATCTCCGTTGAGTAGGAATGCGCAGGGATCCGATTGCTCCAGAACAGTATCCACATCGGATCggctaatgatttttttggagcTCTTGAGGGTGACTTCGTAGCTCTCTTGTGCCAAAGAGGCAATGAACAGTTCTGTAGCTTTAGTTAGTAAGTGAACGGACTCTTGAGAGACGACTTGAACATCTGGatctaatttgattaaattccgTATCTTGACTGAAGGGATTCGTAGGCTAAGCGTGGGACTCGTTGGACAGGAGTTATTGGGACTCATCCTTGTTGGAGTTGGCATATCCAGTGTCGAGGTGAagaaggaggaggaggaggaggcgTAATCGGAGGTGTCGCCCTCTGAAGTCATTTTGACTGAATAAAGTTCGCGGAAATTTTCGAAGGGAAAACGCATGTCGCAAATCGAAAAACTTCAAATACAAGGGATTCGGTCCTTTGGCCCTCGAGATGAAGAAAAGTCACGGATTGATTTTGTTTCCAATGGTGAATCCATGCCATTGACACTCATTCTTGGACAAAATGGCTGTGGGAAAACAACCATCATTGAATGTCTCCGATATATTACTACGGGGGATTGCCCTCCTGGCTCCCATGGGGGCCGCTCCTTTGTGCACGATCCTAAAATGGCTAGAGAGTCCAAAGTGATTGGCCACGTCAAGTTACAATTCAAAGGCCTAGATGGACGATTTTACATCATTTCTCGAACCATAGAGGcagctcaaaaaataaaaaccctaaCTATTAAAACCTTAGACGCTGTTATCACGCGTAGAGGCATGAATGGAGAGCCAAATTCATCAATAAGTGGCAAGTGTTCAGACATCAATGCACAAATGTCCATTCATTTAGGTGTATCCAAAGCTATTCTTAACTATGTGATATTCTGCCATCAGGAAGATTCCAATTGGCCCCTTGACGAGGGCTCAAAAGTCAAGGACAAATTTGATGAGATTTTCGCCTCTGCAAAGTATAAGGattgtttaaagaaaattaaggaTGTACGTTCCAAGCACATGGAGCAACATCGAATCGAGTCTAGTGAGCTTAAATATCTTGTAGAAGATAAGGAActtgttaatgaaaaaagagcAGAAAAGGCCCGCAAAGAAAATGCAAAGGAAGTCATGGAGAATGATCTTGCTGAGCTTGAATCAAAAATGAAGCCCATCGAAAACGAATTAcgagatataagaaaaatcaaggaaaatttTGTGGACATTGAAAAAGACATCACCTCCGCGGAAAAAAACTTAGAACATTGTCGACAAGAGTCAACTCACCTTGAAAAAACTTTGGAATTCATAATTGAGGATACAACATCCGACGAAGAGATCGGAAAAATGAAGGACGAGTTAGAGGAGGAATGTGAAAAGAAGAAAACTGAAATTCttgggttaaaaaaaagatctggACTCAGTTGAAAAGGACATTGCGAATCAGGAGCTTGAGTTAAAAAAAGTCTTGGCTCTTATTGGtaagatattgattttttaaaagctattttaaacaagcaatgtatattttcatcttaatataataatcataggTCAGT comes from the Lepeophtheirus salmonis chromosome 4, UVic_Lsal_1.4, whole genome shotgun sequence genome and includes:
- the LOC121116114 gene encoding histone-lysine N-methyltransferase SUV39H2, with the protein product MDRNSSSSTSVLSSKKRRNIKDYFQPSDSNGKKVETPLGVKEIQHNIKIKKRSVGEDKCADKSISNASREEHFEVEEILNYAYCEIQKKGKYLVKWVGWSSKHNTWEPYSNLYCEEKLKEFYFKRLRERERANPSKKRTLELPPDPITHFEKRSEFLDSVFSPPCFSELNKYFQKIQRGEIKVAYQCTPQDLEEMIDSLSISRSKPSSKKLDVLKEQLMLKHIRDTRQSQKTRIKEWEDEINKMERVKITVENETDLEGPPRHMTYITGYLPAQGIVIPNDPPCGCECTSCSLSTEKQCCPNSYGHSFPYTKYRKLRIGIGNPIYECNKRCKCDSSCSNRVVQKGRMIKLCIFRTDNDCGWGVKTLENIKCGSFIVDYAGQVITSEEAEERGKQYDSEGRTYLFDLDFNLGDECPYTVDAANFGNVAHFINHSCDPNLAIFNVWIDCLDPNLPRLCLFAQRDIIKGEQLTFDYCQSTTADNSVSSSLLNKNNRMLCRCGTSKCRKWLFER